In Primulina eburnea isolate SZY01 chromosome 3, ASM2296580v1, whole genome shotgun sequence, one DNA window encodes the following:
- the LOC140827677 gene encoding putative UDP-glucuronate:xylan alpha-glucuronosyltransferase 3, protein MRNLSPTSVEPRLRLFASTEETYRRKPSRGRHLHGPALDRILNCKHLTLKLVMAVISIVALFTILHFPPIHETDYVSRSRSRHGLVDRYSMDLNYASLLNINWDEVSAVLERLTNRDEYKGIGLLNFNEKEITWWKQFFSEAEHVTLILDSVPHNITWETLYPEWLDEEEEFEVPTCPTLPKLFFSGKPRLDLIVVKLPCDKSKNWSRNVARFHLQLEVARLAASTKGHYPMHVLLITECFPTPNLFTCKELIVREGNAWLFKPDSNKLREKLHLSAGSCELSVPLKAKENWHSGNERREAYATILHSAHVYVCGAIVAAQSIRMSGSTRDLVILVDETISDYHRGGLEAAGWKLHTIERIRNPKAEKDAYNEWNYSKFRLWQLTDYDKIIFIDADLLILRNIDFLFEMPEITATGNNATLFNSGVMVVEPSNCTFQLLMDHINEIESYNGGDQGYLNEIFTWWHRIPKHMNFLKHFWIGDEEEKKEMKTRLFGADPPVLYVLHYLGLKPWLCFRDYDCNWNVEILQEFASDVAHRTWWKVHDAMPENLHKYCLLRSKQKAALEWDRREAEKNNYTDGHWKIKIQDSRLTTCFEEFCFWESMLWHWGDKNWTDNATSTLPPPTVETTPLTFL, encoded by the exons ATGAGAAACTTGTCTCCTACTTCTGTAGAGCCGAGGCTTAGGCTCTTTGCCTCTAC TGAAGAAACATACCGAAGAAAGCCTTCAAGAGGTAGACATCTTCATGGCCCTGCTCTGGACAGGATTTTGAATTGCAAACACCTAACTTTGAAGCTTGTGATGGCTGTTATAAGCATTGTAGCACTTTTTACAATCCTACATTTTCCTCCAATTCATGAGACGGATTACGTGTCCAGATCTCGTTCCAG GCATGGCTTGGTGGATAGATATAGCATGGATCTAAACTATGCATCACTTCTAAATATCAATTGGGATGAAGTTTCTGCTGTTCTTGAGAGACTAACTAACCGGGATGAGTACAAGGGAATTGGGTTGTTGAATTTCAACGAGAAAGAAATTACTTGGTGGAAGCAATTCTTCTCAGAAGCGGAGCATGTCACACTTATCTTGGATTCCGTCCCACATAATATCACTTGGGAAACACTATACCCAGAATGGTTGGACGAGGAAGAAGAGTTTGAGGTTCCCACATGCCCTACTTTACCGAAATTATTTTTCTCTGGCAAACCACGACTGGACCTTATAGTTGTCAAGCTTCCGTGTGATAAATCCAAGAACTGGTCAAGAAATGTGGCTCGTTTCCACTTGCAACTCGAAGTTGCCAGGCTAGCTGCAAGTACCAAAGGGCATTATCCCATGCACGTTCTTCTCATCACCGAGTGTTTCCCGACTCCAAATCTTTTTACTTGTAAAGAGCTTATTGTACGTGAAGGCAATGCATGGCTGTTTAAACCCGATTCAAATAAACTGAGAGAGAAACTCCACCTTTCAGCTGGGTCATGTGAACTTTCAGTTCCTCTGAAGGCTAAAG AAAACTGGCACTCGGGTAACGAAAGACGAGAAGCATATGCGACAATCCTGCACTCGGCACATGTCTATGTTTGTGGCGCCATAGTTGCAGCACAAAGTATTCGCATGTCTGGTTCTACTAGAGATCTTGTCATACTTGTTGATGAAACTATCAGCGATTACCACAGGGGTGGTCTCGAGGCAGCAGGGTGGAAACTCCATACAATTGAAAGAATCAGAAATCCAAAAGCCGAAAAAGACGCCTACAATGAGTGGAATTACAGCAAATTTCGTCTATGGCAATTGACAGATTACGACAAAATCATATTTATCGATGCAGACTTGTTGATATTAAGAAATATCGATTTCTTGTTCGAGATGCCAGAAATAACCGCGACAGGGAACAACGCCACCCTCTTTAATTCTGGTGTGATGGTGGTTGAACCATCAAATTGCACGTTCCAGTTGTTGATGGATCATATTAATGAGATCGAGTCATACAATGGTGGGGACCAAGGTTATTTGAATGAGATTTTTACGTGGTGGCATCGAATCCCCAAGCACATGAACTTTTTGAAGCACTTTTGGATCGGTGACGAGGAGGAGAAAAAAGAGATGAAGACTCGTCTTTTTGGTGCAGATCCCCCTGTCCTTTATGTGCTTCACTATCTGGGCTTAAAACCATGGTTATGTTTCCGGGATTATGATTGCAACTGGAACGTTGAGATATTGCAAGAATTTGCCAGTGATGTTGCTCATAGAACTTGGTGGAAAGTCCATGATGCAATGCCTGAGAATTTACACAAATACTGTTTACTCAGGTCCAAACAAAAGGCTGCACTCGAGTGGGATCGGAGGGAAGCTGAGAAGAACAACTACACTGATGGACATTGGAAAATCAAAATTCAAGACTCTAGATTGACTACTTGCTTCGAAGAGTTTTGCTTCTGGGAAAGCATGTTGTGGCATTGGGGTGATAAGAATTGGACCGATAACGCGACTTCAACACTACCACCTCCGACCGTCGAGACGACTCCACTCACCTTTTTGTAA
- the LOC140827675 gene encoding G patch domain-containing protein TGH has product MSGDGEDFVFYGTPIEREEEISSRRKKAVAEASGQLRTLPPWKQEVTDEEGRRRFHGAFTGGYSAGYYNTVGSKEGWAPKAFTSSRKNRAEINQQSIYNFLDEDEKADLEGRSLGTSMQFDTFGFTAAELARKQAEKEQEQRPSTIPGPIPDDLIIPATESIGVKLLLRMGWRHGRSIKNSSQSSQSDARREARKAFLAFSSENEGLKLSGQVDEDDSGSVPDMPVVKDDQFSSTPVYVINPKQDMYGLGYDPFKQAPEFREKKRLRNSGKFEMDQQRPLSMKRKAAPGFGIGALEDLDAEDEDIYDSVYDFEDTYVQEIEEPSRSLNVDNLKIVDTKKLKILDKKETDVLPGFKVASESDGQPERFEPPEIPKNFLLPHKFPAALGHDDKIAKISPPEIPPPQDNNLKVLIEGMATLVARCGKLFEDLSREKNQSNPLFAFLSGGNGFDYYARKLWEQHQKLAEKSKLGEWKMFKDAEKLTAERRGKILGEKALERRSNDSSSIVASAGSVNLQFKLSDTFTKPSSLDEDQSRKPFSDDPAKQIRFEQFLKEKYEGGLRAKDFGGSSKMSEAVRAREKLEFETAAEAMEKGKSGKESQATSQLLSDLSASTGLQFTSGGVQGVKSDKTHRDGELITKSMYPKREEFQWRPAPILCKRFDLIDPYMGKPPPAPRMRSKMDTLIVIPDFVKTVTVEEHVAADPASSLVPQDSYGTRDRETMEMEVENEVEVENVERPVDLYKAIFSDDSDDEVENTMANKVEDAKKITEAASTSLNHLIAGDFLESLGKELGLEVPPDLPQLVTKASTRPVEKKNVNAVNQNDDWYFPTAEKISSDLPNAIKSLAGTNTAENKDRDGRFPGDVSKESGLEERTPSILRSQQTSRGSSSLSEDEKSRKHSRGSRRHRNSRSRSPDTDASDTSRDLDRYRSSSKKKNKGSTRDNSGNRKRSKDHKHRRNDSPGRSHRSSRKEHDDRRRKKHKYNE; this is encoded by the exons GTTACAGATGAAGAAGGGAGGAGAAGGTTTCATGGAGCATTTACGGGTGGCTATTCTGCTGGTTACTATAATACCGTTGGCTCCAAAGAAG GATGGGCTCCAAAAGCATTTACATCATCCCGGAAAAATAGGGCAGAAATCAATCAACAGAGCATTTATAACTTCCTTGACGAGGATGAGAAAGCT GACTTGGAGGGCCGTTCCTTGGGGACATCAATGCAATTTGATACATTTGGATTTACAGCTGCTGAGCTTGCACGTAAACAAGCTGAGAAGGAACAAGAACAGAG ACCCTCAACTATTCCTGGACCTATTCCTGATGATCTAATCATTCCGGCGACAGAATCTATAG GTGTCAAATTACTCTTAAGGATGGGATGGCGGCATGGTCGATCCATAAAGAATTCTAGCCAAAGTTCGCAGTCTG ATGCTCGCAGAGAAGCCAGAAAAGCATTTCTGGCATTTTCTTCAGAGAATGAGGGATTAAAGCTTTCAGGTCAGGTGGATGAAGATGATAGTGGAAGTGTCCCTGATATGCCAGTGGTCAAAGATGATCAGTTCTCTAGCACACCG GTGTATGTTATAAACCCCAAGCAGGATATGTATGGCTTAGGCTATGACCCATTCAAGCAAGCTCCTGAGTTCAGAG AAAAGAAAAGGCTACGGAATTCTGGTAAATTTGAGATGGACCAACAGAGACCTCTTTCCATGAAAC GTAAAGCTGCTCCTGGTTTTGGCATTGGTGCTCTCGAAGATTTGGATGCAGAAGACGAGGATATATATGATTCAG TTTATGATTTTGAAGATACCTATGTGCAAGAAATAGAAGAGCCTTCAAGAAGCCTTAATGTGGATAATTTGAAGATTGTAGATACAAAGAAACTGAAAATTTTAGATAAGAAGGAAACTGACGTTCTTCCTGGTTTTAAGGTTGCATCAGAGTCTGACGGCCAACCAGAGAG ATTTGAGCCTCCAGAAATTCCAAAGAATTTTCTTCTCCCCCACAAGTTTCCTGCTGCTCTTGGACATGATGACAAGATTGCTAAGATCTCCCCTCCTGAGATTCCTCCTCCACAAGATAACAATCTTAAGGTCTTGATCGAAGGGATGGCAACTTTAGTAGCCCGTTGTGGCAAATTATTTGAGGATCTCTCCAGGGAGAAGAATCAATCGAACCCATTGTTTGCCTTTCTTAGTGGAGGAAATGGCTTTGACTATTATGCTAGGAAGCTGTGGGAACAACACCAGAAGCTTGCTGAGAAATCCAAACTAGGGGAATGGAAAATGTTCAAGGATGCAGAGAAGCTAACGGCCGAAAGGCGAGGGAAAATTCTGGGTGAAAAAGCTCTAGAGAGAAGGTCAAATGATTCAAGTTCTATCGTTGCTTCTGCTGGTTCTGTTAATTTGCAATTTAAACTTTCAGATACATTCACCAAACCTTCATCACTT GATGAAGATCAAAGCAGAAAACCTTTTAGTGATGATCCTGCAAAGCAAATAAGATTTGAACAGTTCCTGAAGGAAAAGTATGAAGGAGGTCTTCGTGCTAAAGATTTTGGTGGATCCAGTAAAATGTCTGAAGCTGTTCGTGCTCGTGAaaaattagaatttgaaactGCAGCTGAAGCCATGGAGAAAGGAAAGTCTGGAAAAGAAAGCCAGGCAACTAGTCAGTTACTTTCAGATTTGTCTGCCTCTACAGGGCTACAGTTTACTTCTGGTGGAGTGCAG GGTGTAAAAAGCGATAAAACTCATCGAGATGGAGAGTTGATAACCAAATCAATGTATCCAAAGAGGGAAGAGTTTCAATGGAGACCTGCACCAATTCTTTGCAAGCGCTTTGATTTAATTGATCCTTACATGGGAAAG CCACCCCCTGCTCCAcgtatgaggagcaaaatggaCACACTCATTGTCATACCGGATTTCGTTAAAACGGTGACTGTGGAAGAACATGTTGCCGCAGACCCAGCGTCATCTTTAGTTCCTCAAGATTCCTATGGAACGCGAGACCGAGAAACAATGGAGATGGAAGTTGAGAATGAAGTGGAAGTTGAAAATGTTGAGAGGCCCGTTGATCTATATAAG GCGATATTTTCTGATGATTCGGATGACGAGGTGGAAAATACCATGGCCAACAAAGTGGAAGACGCGAAAAAGATTACTGAAGCTGCAAGCACATCTCTGAATCATTTAATTGCAGGAGACTTCTTAGAGTCGTTGGGGAAAGAACTAGGCTTAGAGGTTCCTCCTGATTTACCTCAATTAGTGACTAAAGCCAGTACTAGACCTGTTGAGAAGAAAAATGTTAATGCGGTGAACCAgaatgacgattggtattttcCAACAGCAGAAAAAATAAGTTCAGATTTACCAAATGCCATTAAAAGTTTGGCAGGTACAAATACTGCAGAGAATAAAGATAGAGATGGACGTTTTCCGGGAGATGTGAGTAAAGAAAGTGGACTTGAAGAAAGGACTCCGAGTATTCTGAGATCGCAGCAGACCAGTCGGGGCAGCAGCAGCTTATCAGAAGACGAAAAGAGCAGAAAACACTCGAGAGGTAGTCGAAGGCATAGAAATAGCAGAAGCAGGAGTCCAGATACTGATGCATCTGATACATCTCGTGATTTAGACCGATATCGCTCAAgttcaaaaaagaaaaataaaggaTCAACCCGGGACAATAGTGGCAACCGAAAGCGTTCAAAGGACCACAAACACAGAAGAAATGATTCACCAGGTAGATCTCATCGAAGTTCTAGAAAAGAGCATGATGATCGTAGAAGGAAGAAGCataaatataatgaatga
- the LOC140827676 gene encoding endochitinase EP3, which translates to MGFFPSERKRFLALTFTAIFLAIGAPVFGQNCGCASDLCCSRFGYCGTGNDYCGQGCQAGPCYAPPSSNGVSVADIVTDSFFNGIADQAAGSCEGKGFYTRAAFLQALASYPQFGTVGSSDDSKREIAAFFAHVTHETGRMCYINEINGPSRDYCDETNTQYPCAPNQGYYGRGPIQLSWNFNYGPAGNSIGFDGLNNPDIVATDRVISFKTALWYWMNNCHSLITSGQGFGATIRAINGALECDGANPSTVTSRVGFYTQYCDQLQVDPGNNLRC; encoded by the exons ATGGGTTTCTTCCCAAGTGAAAGAAAACGTTTCCTAGCTCTCACTTTCACAGCCATTTTTCTTGCCATCGGGGCTCCGGTTTTCGGCCAAAACTGCGGCTGTGCATCGGACCTGTGCTGCAGCAGATTCGGATATTGCGGAACCGGTAACGACTACTGTGGCCAAGGCTGCCAGGCGGGGCCATGCTACGCCCCGCCTAGCAGCAATGGGGTATCCGTGGCGGATATCGTGACGGACTCGTTTTTTAACGGGATTGCGGACCAGGCAGCTGGAAGTTGCGAGGGGAAGGGATTCTATACTCGTGCTGCGTTTCTTCAGGCTCTTGCCTCGTATCCTCAGTTCGGTACCGTCGGCTCCAGTGATGACTCGAAGCGAGAAATCGCTGCATTCTTCGCCCATGTTACGCACGAAACTGGAC GCATGTGTTACATAAATGAGATAAATGGTCCATCGAGAGACTATTGTGATGAAACCAACACACAGTATCCTTGTGCACCCAACCAAGGTTACTACGGGCGTGGTCCGATACAACTCTCGTGGAACTTTAACTACGGCCCCGCGGGAAACAGCATCGGGTTCGACGGCTTGAACAACCCTGATATCGTGGCCACCGATCGGGTGATATCTTTCAAGACCGCCTTGTGGTACTGGATGAATAATTGCCATAGTCTCATAACTTCCGGGCAGGGTTTTGGGGCGACCATTCGAGCCATTAATGGTGCCCTCGAATGCGACGGAGCGAATCCGAGTACCGTCACCTCTCGTGTCGGGTTTTACACACAGTATTGTGATCAACTTCAAGTTGATCCCGGCAATAATTTGAGGTGTTAG